The Flammeovirga kamogawensis genome includes a region encoding these proteins:
- a CDS encoding carbohydrate binding domain-containing protein: MKKTTITLLLLSIWATLPALAQVQISIDSYQKKHIIHPMIQGHGLVYSEEADSIYADGSVAQLYQDIGAGFLRWPGGTVATMYHWNDLSGVGWIDNWNPNYNRSSDADPSDYMDLDEYITLTNAAGTEPMLGINMSSGLEWDREEEALQEALDMIQYCIDQNFDVRYFYLDNETYHHGNGYNKDANGNGGEWTASLYAEQVNIYAAAIKTLVPDAKLIANWTDKVRTNTANYTTIINTCGHNIDYIDVHWYWKWGVATWEAWKEKTPMENETEWYDGGTFVEEIEFFNTLTASLGKPHIKLAALEWNVAPGDYNHNPTHTQFRNTLIQAEMQMQFMQGGIELASMWTTQWKGSSTTDFQALLNSDDKYMPSPSAKMFELYKNAIDGNVVASSAADGHILTTTIIKDNKAYVYLLNKNDNNKNADFNITGHTILSVNEAVRFDDPGEISTIYLWEGTSGNYQATLKANSLTMVVFNLEEEAEQNALINGDFENGLNNWVLWNNPTTSTDAYEGNNAFKMVDKGSAYQWVTVSPSTTYTISAYVKTSDANKKVVLGVANEDNVNITNKDIYDTEYTLQNMMFTTDENTNSVKVWTWLPPSDGATALVDQIVLKRTAYILNPDFEQGLLNWDYYGGTTTETAIPYGGSTSLKIDGTGGSSQFFKTKANTTYEITFYAKVEDPTLSARLHVKNSSGSKYFEQHIYDTEYTQYSISFTTDTNDEDAKIGFWRPKNANGGAWLDNISIQEIESNARLNSINDRFNIKVYPNPSSDYVTISTGNSQGEIEFILYDIMGQSILSDSFFSQHRLDISNLEKGTYILVIKDTFGNDKRVKILVQ, translated from the coding sequence ATGAAAAAAACAACTATTACATTACTCTTACTATCAATTTGGGCAACTCTTCCCGCTCTCGCACAAGTACAAATCTCTATTGATAGTTATCAAAAAAAACATATAATTCATCCCATGATCCAAGGACATGGATTGGTTTATTCTGAAGAAGCGGACTCCATTTATGCAGATGGTTCTGTAGCACAACTTTACCAAGATATTGGTGCAGGGTTCTTACGTTGGCCAGGAGGAACAGTAGCCACAATGTACCATTGGAATGACCTTTCGGGCGTTGGTTGGATCGATAACTGGAACCCTAACTATAATAGAAGTTCTGATGCTGACCCTTCAGATTATATGGATTTAGATGAGTACATTACACTCACAAATGCAGCAGGTACAGAACCAATGTTAGGTATCAATATGAGTTCAGGTTTAGAATGGGATCGTGAAGAGGAAGCCCTACAAGAAGCATTGGATATGATTCAATATTGCATAGATCAAAACTTTGATGTGAGGTATTTTTACCTTGACAATGAAACGTATCACCATGGTAATGGCTATAATAAAGATGCGAATGGAAATGGTGGTGAATGGACAGCTTCTCTTTATGCTGAACAAGTGAATATCTATGCCGCAGCTATAAAAACCCTCGTTCCTGATGCTAAATTAATTGCCAACTGGACCGATAAAGTGCGTACAAACACGGCTAATTATACAACTATTATTAATACTTGTGGACATAATATTGATTACATAGATGTACATTGGTATTGGAAATGGGGTGTAGCGACATGGGAGGCATGGAAAGAAAAAACACCAATGGAAAATGAAACTGAATGGTATGATGGGGGTACTTTTGTAGAAGAGATAGAATTCTTTAATACATTAACAGCTTCTCTTGGAAAACCGCATATCAAGTTGGCTGCATTAGAATGGAACGTTGCCCCTGGTGATTATAACCATAACCCTACACATACGCAGTTTAGAAATACATTGATTCAAGCAGAAATGCAAATGCAATTTATGCAAGGTGGTATTGAACTAGCATCAATGTGGACAACACAATGGAAAGGAAGTTCAACAACGGATTTCCAAGCATTACTTAATTCTGACGACAAGTATATGCCAAGTCCTTCTGCAAAGATGTTTGAGCTTTATAAAAATGCTATTGATGGTAATGTCGTAGCAAGTTCTGCTGCTGATGGTCATATTCTCACCACTACAATTATCAAGGACAATAAAGCATATGTCTATCTTCTAAATAAAAATGATAATAATAAGAATGCTGATTTTAACATCACCGGACACACTATTTTATCTGTGAACGAAGCTGTTCGTTTTGATGATCCTGGTGAAATTTCTACTATTTATTTATGGGAAGGTACTTCTGGAAACTATCAAGCAACATTAAAAGCTAATTCGCTTACAATGGTCGTTTTTAACTTAGAAGAAGAGGCTGAACAGAATGCTCTTATAAACGGTGATTTTGAAAATGGATTAAATAATTGGGTACTTTGGAATAATCCCACAACAAGTACTGATGCTTATGAAGGAAATAATGCTTTCAAAATGGTCGACAAAGGTTCAGCTTACCAATGGGTTACTGTTTCTCCATCTACTACTTATACAATTTCTGCTTATGTAAAAACATCAGATGCTAATAAAAAAGTAGTGCTTGGGGTTGCCAATGAAGATAATGTAAACATTACTAACAAAGACATCTATGATACCGAATATACTCTTCAAAATATGATGTTTACCACAGATGAAAATACAAATTCAGTAAAAGTATGGACATGGTTACCGCCTAGTGATGGTGCAACTGCTTTAGTAGATCAAATCGTCTTAAAAAGAACTGCTTATATCTTAAATCCAGATTTTGAACAAGGTTTACTAAATTGGGATTATTACGGAGGTACTACTACAGAAACAGCAATACCCTATGGCGGTTCAACTTCTTTGAAAATTGATGGAACAGGAGGAAGTAGTCAATTCTTCAAAACCAAAGCAAACACTACTTATGAAATTACATTTTATGCTAAAGTAGAAGACCCAACACTTTCTGCAAGATTACATGTTAAGAATTCATCTGGATCTAAGTATTTTGAACAACATATTTACGATACTGAGTACACACAATACAGCATTTCCTTCACTACGGATACCAATGATGAAGATGCAAAAATTGGTTTTTGGAGACCTAAAAATGCAAATGGTGGAGCTTGGTTAGATAATATCAGTATTCAAGAAATTGAAAGTAATGCACGTCTCAATTCCATTAATGATCGCTTTAATATAAAAGTTTATCCTAATCCTTCTTCTGATTATGTGACTATTTCAACTGGAAATTCACAAGGCGAAATTGAGTTTATATTATATGATATTATGGGGCAGTCTATACTTTCGGACTCCTTCTTTTCTCAACACCGTTTAGATATCTCTAATCTTGAAAAAGGAACTTATATATTAGTCATCAAAGATACTTTTGGAAATGATAAACGAGTAAAAATTTTAGTTCAATAA
- a CDS encoding flavin monoamine oxidase family protein, whose protein sequence is MKNSTILDVAIIGGGISGVYSAWRLKKSVTYASSKIALFEQSNRIGGRLLSVTPPGMPNTRCELGGMRFLSNQKYVSGIVNFLDFELKDEDVYEENNIAYLRGIRLRFKELVDKELLPYNLQFPEQGKTSDQILNIALESIIPGVTTKKGEELKTFLQQYKVNGRYLYEYGFWNLLSLSLSNEAINYIKKAGGYDSTFQNWNAYDTIVLNFDLTATDNSYHMMVDGYEQLPITLVDQFLNLGGEVNMFHSLSSINSILIEGEQLFELKFSINGSSKIIYARKTILAMPKRALELIEQKGNIFNKGNTTLNTLMNAVTPIPLFKMFICYPYPWWEQVGVSKGRSVTDLPIRQTYYWGVENQTENGNKENTNAVLMASYDDGDSVYFWKGLESKKNEKPLFFTTQEHAHKEEETSLWEKYKSPDLMVNYMDAQIKEMHGVKYAPAPFAACFKDWSEDPYGGGVNFWNIGEKSWEVIPRIAKPLNNMDLFICGEAYSNGQGWVEGALETAELVLQDHFKLSAPAWIEKKENIES, encoded by the coding sequence TTGAAAAATTCAACTATTCTTGATGTGGCTATCATCGGGGGAGGTATATCTGGAGTTTATTCAGCTTGGAGACTTAAAAAATCAGTTACTTACGCATCATCTAAAATTGCTTTGTTTGAACAAAGTAATAGAATTGGGGGAAGGTTGCTTTCTGTAACGCCTCCTGGAATGCCTAATACACGATGTGAGTTAGGAGGGATGAGATTTCTATCGAATCAAAAATATGTTTCTGGCATAGTAAATTTTTTAGACTTTGAATTAAAGGATGAAGATGTTTACGAAGAAAATAACATTGCTTATTTAAGAGGTATTCGACTGAGATTTAAAGAGTTAGTTGATAAAGAATTATTACCTTACAATCTTCAATTTCCAGAACAAGGTAAAACAAGTGATCAGATTCTTAATATCGCATTAGAGTCCATTATACCTGGGGTTACAACAAAAAAAGGAGAAGAGTTAAAGACTTTTTTACAGCAATATAAAGTAAACGGAAGATATTTATATGAATATGGATTTTGGAATCTATTGTCATTATCACTTAGTAATGAAGCCATAAATTATATAAAGAAAGCAGGTGGTTATGATTCTACTTTCCAAAATTGGAATGCATACGATACAATTGTTTTAAATTTTGATTTAACAGCTACTGACAATTCATATCATATGATGGTAGATGGTTATGAACAATTACCAATTACATTAGTTGATCAATTTCTTAATTTAGGTGGTGAAGTAAATATGTTTCATAGCCTAAGCTCGATAAATTCTATTTTAATTGAAGGGGAACAATTATTTGAATTAAAGTTTTCTATTAATGGAAGCTCAAAAATAATATATGCTCGTAAAACAATTCTTGCTATGCCTAAAAGGGCTTTAGAATTGATAGAGCAGAAAGGGAATATCTTCAATAAAGGTAATACCACACTAAATACATTAATGAATGCTGTAACACCTATACCACTTTTTAAAATGTTTATTTGTTACCCATACCCATGGTGGGAACAAGTAGGGGTTTCTAAAGGACGTTCTGTTACAGATTTACCTATTCGTCAAACATATTATTGGGGAGTTGAAAACCAAACCGAGAATGGTAATAAAGAGAATACAAATGCTGTATTAATGGCATCTTATGATGATGGCGATAGTGTTTACTTTTGGAAAGGATTAGAAAGTAAGAAAAATGAAAAGCCTTTATTCTTTACTACTCAAGAGCATGCCCATAAAGAAGAAGAAACATCTTTGTGGGAAAAATATAAATCGCCTGATTTAATGGTGAATTACATGGATGCCCAAATTAAAGAGATGCATGGAGTAAAATATGCTCCAGCACCTTTTGCAGCTTGTTTTAAAGATTGGAGTGAAGACCCTTATGGTGGTGGCGTTAATTTTTGGAATATAGGTGAGAAAAGTTGGGAAGTTATACCTCGAATAGCAAAACCATTAAATAACATGGATCTTTTTATCTGTGGAGAAGCCTATTCTAATGGTCAAGGTTGGGTAGAAGGCGCACTTGAAACTGCTGAGTTAGTACTTCAAGATCATTTTAAATTATCTGCTCCAGCTTGGATTGAAAAGAAAGAAAATATTGAAAGTTAA
- a CDS encoding Rpn family recombination-promoting nuclease/putative transposase gives MKNNLIRFDWAIKRLLRNKAYHVILEGFLSELMQEDLTIDSILESEGNQESASDKFNRVDILVKNQKGEYVIIEVQNQLEFNYFQRMLYGTSKVLTEYIKVGEPYHNVKKVYSVNIVYFDLGQGADYVYHGKTNFEGIYQHDNLELSGKQKVFLGEDKTPSDLFPEYYIIKVNQFDDVARNTLDEWIYYFKNNEIKDEFKAKGLEQAKEILKVDKMTKSEQASYKNHIVNLMEEASRERTLEMEAIIKEREIGKEEGKEIGKEEGKKEQAIETAKSMLQDGLDIEKVALYSGLTIEEVEALTKR, from the coding sequence ATGAAGAATAATTTAATACGTTTTGATTGGGCAATAAAACGCCTCTTAAGAAATAAGGCGTATCATGTTATTTTAGAGGGATTTCTTTCAGAATTAATGCAGGAAGATCTTACTATAGATAGCATTTTGGAAAGTGAAGGGAATCAAGAATCCGCTTCAGATAAATTCAATCGTGTTGATATTCTGGTGAAAAATCAAAAAGGAGAATACGTCATTATTGAAGTACAAAACCAATTAGAATTCAATTACTTCCAACGTATGCTTTACGGCACATCAAAAGTGCTTACAGAGTATATAAAAGTAGGAGAACCTTATCATAACGTCAAAAAGGTGTATTCAGTGAATATTGTCTATTTTGATTTAGGACAAGGAGCCGATTATGTTTATCATGGTAAAACTAACTTTGAGGGTATCTATCAGCATGATAATTTAGAATTGTCAGGCAAACAAAAAGTATTTTTAGGAGAGGATAAAACACCTTCTGATTTATTTCCTGAATATTATATCATCAAGGTAAATCAATTTGATGATGTAGCAAGAAACACCCTTGATGAATGGATTTACTATTTCAAAAACAACGAAATAAAAGACGAATTTAAAGCGAAAGGACTAGAACAAGCGAAAGAAATTTTGAAAGTAGATAAAATGACAAAATCGGAACAAGCAAGCTATAAAAACCATATTGTCAATCTTATGGAAGAGGCAAGTAGAGAGCGTACTTTGGAGATGGAGGCGATTATTAAGGAGAGGGAGATTGGTAAGGAGGAAGGTAAGGAAATTGGTAAAGAAGAAGGAAAAAAAGAGCAAGCGATCGAAACAGCTAAATCTATGCTTCAAGATGGATTAGATATTGAAAAAGTAGCATTGTATTCAGGTTTAACAATAGAAGAAGTAGAAGCATTGACTAAAAGATAG
- a CDS encoding Ig-like domain-containing protein, with the protein MKKTTKFKCLLVLLLALIAAPFNTQAQITINVSTSNTIASDVSNKYGINLNAGVDHDIDRAAGSRTLATAITETGSKRLRYPGGEKTNYFFWTADPLNPDPTTNYWSGSYADGARTTLNFDEFMTLCQETGAEAHVNVALSIWDTVTLNKTMAAEWVRYSNITKGYNVKYWEIGNEMWHDSKQSQWAKFPLNVNSLAAKVIEYSNAMKAVDPTIQIGVSWKAHEAQQLINLCGDALDFIAISNYTNGGGTSYANYKNGTNVDLLKVDEGLTLPTVISEFNHADWTDSNWDLANNTGKGLINFDLIGQILKSSKTAYGCLWNTRWYPDENGVYGGLKWDAVDNQNNLTAVAKPLALWEKFIKDDLVQVSSGSADVVAYAAYDKNNGDLNVFLINKETSSNNINLNISSVNGYSTAEVWQFKGNNESDTNPSVSQLNNSTLTSNTISYALPSTSITVFSMTKDEGQNALVTPVEGGTYEDTGIQFNFDTNSATEYIYVYDQNWNEIASLSAPNFSFNYVPTSTGNATFHFEYNNANWVKIEQGNVSITITEGSGNNETIDTSKTYYMISPTHNLKIGANGGQDAFTTNLSATDQTVQWQLTESSTSGFYHIDCIGGGANPRIRTDQSTLADMQATSSQGDWTKWSLEAVAGTSYYRLTTRGGDNPRLRVGASGIVEMHPTSSTGSNTYISFEEVTTNPGEVAVTGVSISDQNDVLYTGNTLQLSGSVTPSNATNQNVSWSSNNNAVAIVNASGLVTAIGVGTANITVTSADGEHTASTTITVYNQVNALITPVEGGTYNSSSPLEFIFTTAPATQYIYVYDANWAEVAYLSAPNFTFSHTPTITGNTKFHYQFRNASWGNMGDDAIVNLSISSSGGRQNTFELLETLDLSVYPNPATDIVTIESNNMDGIKTYILYDIIGNEILSGTFINTHQLSVSQLEKGAYILVVSDEADNRKQAKLLVD; encoded by the coding sequence ATGAAAAAAACTACAAAATTTAAATGTCTATTAGTACTACTTTTAGCACTAATAGCTGCTCCCTTCAACACACAAGCCCAAATTACCATTAATGTCAGCACCTCCAATACAATTGCTAGTGATGTAAGTAACAAATATGGCATCAACCTAAATGCAGGGGTTGACCATGATATAGACAGAGCTGCAGGAAGTCGAACACTTGCCACTGCAATTACGGAAACAGGTTCTAAACGTTTACGCTACCCAGGTGGTGAAAAAACAAATTACTTTTTTTGGACTGCTGATCCATTAAACCCAGACCCTACTACAAACTATTGGAGCGGTAGTTATGCTGATGGTGCACGAACTACATTGAACTTCGACGAGTTTATGACTTTATGTCAAGAAACGGGTGCTGAAGCTCATGTGAATGTGGCTTTGAGTATTTGGGATACGGTGACTTTAAACAAAACAATGGCTGCAGAATGGGTAAGATATTCTAATATCACAAAAGGATACAATGTGAAATATTGGGAAATCGGTAACGAAATGTGGCATGATTCCAAACAAAGTCAGTGGGCCAAATTCCCTCTTAATGTAAATTCTTTAGCCGCAAAAGTAATTGAATATTCTAACGCAATGAAAGCTGTTGATCCTACTATTCAAATTGGGGTGAGTTGGAAAGCACATGAAGCACAACAATTAATTAATCTTTGTGGTGATGCACTCGATTTTATCGCTATCAGTAATTATACTAATGGTGGAGGTACATCATATGCCAATTATAAAAACGGTACTAATGTAGACCTATTAAAAGTAGATGAAGGTTTAACGTTACCTACTGTTATTTCTGAATTTAACCATGCAGATTGGACAGATAGTAATTGGGATTTAGCTAATAATACTGGTAAAGGTTTAATCAATTTTGATTTGATAGGACAAATCCTCAAAAGTTCAAAAACGGCATATGGCTGCTTATGGAATACAAGATGGTATCCTGATGAAAATGGAGTTTATGGTGGTTTGAAATGGGATGCAGTCGATAATCAAAATAACTTAACAGCAGTAGCAAAACCTCTTGCCTTATGGGAAAAATTTATCAAAGATGATTTAGTACAAGTCTCTAGTGGTAGTGCTGATGTAGTTGCTTATGCGGCCTATGATAAAAACAATGGTGATTTGAATGTTTTCTTAATTAATAAAGAAACATCTTCTAATAACATTAACTTAAATATCAGTTCTGTTAATGGTTATAGTACGGCTGAAGTTTGGCAATTCAAGGGCAATAATGAATCAGATACTAACCCTTCGGTTTCACAGCTTAATAATTCAACTTTAACGAGTAATACAATTAGTTACGCTTTACCTTCAACGTCTATCACTGTATTTTCAATGACAAAAGACGAAGGACAAAATGCTTTAGTTACGCCTGTTGAAGGGGGAACTTACGAAGATACAGGCATTCAATTCAATTTTGATACAAATTCAGCTACAGAATACATTTATGTTTATGATCAAAATTGGAATGAAATAGCTTCACTTTCTGCTCCTAACTTCTCTTTTAATTATGTTCCTACAAGTACAGGAAACGCTACGTTCCATTTTGAATATAATAATGCCAATTGGGTGAAGATAGAACAAGGAAATGTTTCTATTACTATAACTGAAGGAAGTGGAAACAACGAGACGATTGATACTTCTAAAACTTACTACATGATTAGCCCGACGCATAACCTGAAAATTGGGGCAAATGGTGGGCAAGATGCTTTTACAACTAACTTATCAGCAACAGATCAAACAGTTCAATGGCAGTTAACAGAATCATCTACATCAGGTTTTTATCATATTGATTGTATTGGTGGAGGTGCAAATCCTCGTATTCGTACAGATCAATCTACATTAGCTGATATGCAAGCAACAAGCTCTCAAGGTGATTGGACAAAATGGTCTTTAGAAGCCGTTGCAGGTACTTCTTATTATAGATTAACCACTAGAGGTGGAGATAATCCTCGTTTAAGAGTGGGTGCAAGTGGAATTGTGGAAATGCACCCTACTTCTTCTACAGGTTCGAATACTTATATTTCTTTTGAAGAAGTGACTACGAATCCAGGTGAAGTTGCTGTTACAGGCGTTTCTATTTCCGACCAAAATGATGTGTTATATACAGGAAATACTTTACAATTAAGTGGTAGTGTTACGCCATCAAATGCAACAAATCAGAATGTAAGTTGGAGCAGTAATAATAACGCTGTCGCTATTGTAAATGCAAGTGGTTTAGTCACCGCTATCGGTGTAGGAACTGCAAACATTACTGTTACTTCTGCCGATGGAGAGCATACAGCATCTACAACAATTACAGTTTACAATCAGGTAAATGCTTTGATTACGCCTGTTGAAGGTGGTACGTACAACAGTTCTAGTCCTTTAGAATTTATTTTCACTACTGCTCCTGCCACACAATATATTTATGTATATGATGCTAATTGGGCGGAAGTTGCCTACTTAAGTGCTCCCAATTTCACTTTTAGTCATACACCAACAATTACAGGAAACACAAAATTCCATTACCAATTTAGAAATGCAAGTTGGGGAAATATGGGTGATGACGCTATTGTTAATCTATCTATTTCTTCTAGTGGTGGTAGACAAAATACATTCGAATTATTGGAAACTTTAGATCTTTCAGTTTACCCCAACCCTGCCACAGACATCGTCACTATTGAAAGCAATAATATGGATGGAATTAAAACCTATATCTTATATGATATTATTGGGAATGAAATTCTTTCGGGTACTTTCATAAATACACATCAACTCTCTGTCTCACAACTAGAAAAAGGTGCTTATATCTTAGTTGTAAGCGATGAAGCAGACAATCGTAAACAAGCCAAATTATTAGTGGATTAA